Below is a window of Synechococcus sp. RSCCF101 DNA.
GCCATGCAGGATCTCCCGCCGGCTCTCAGCCTGCTGCTCATGCTGGTGATGGGGCACTGGCTCGGGGATTTCGGTCTCCAGAGCGACCGCATGGCCCAGGAGAAGTGTCCCGGTTGCGGCCACACCCTCAGCTGGGGCTGGTGGATGGCGGCCCATGGGGGCATCCACGGCTTCCTGGTGGCCTGGATCTCGGGCGTGGCCTGGCTGGGGATCCTCGAATGGGGGGTCCACATGCTGATCGACATCGGCAAGTGCCGGCGTCTGTATCGGATG
It encodes the following:
- a CDS encoding DUF3307 domain-containing protein — translated: MQDLPPALSLLLMLVMGHWLGDFGLQSDRMAQEKCPGCGHTLSWGWWMAAHGGIHGFLVAWISGVAWLGILEWGVHMLIDIGKCRRLYRMVGDQSLHMSCKLLWVLLAGVTGSITPG